From the genome of Acomys russatus chromosome 27, mAcoRus1.1, whole genome shotgun sequence, one region includes:
- the Spcs3 gene encoding signal peptidase complex subunit 3, with amino-acid sequence MNTVLSRANSLFAFSLSVMAALTFGCFITTAFKDRSVPVRLHVSRIMLKNVEDFTGPRERSDLGFITFDVTADLENIFDWNVKQLFLYLSAEYSTKNNALNQVVLWDKIVLRGDNPKLLLKDMKTKYFFFDDGNGLKGNRNVTLTLSWNVVPNAGILPLVTGSGHVSVPFPDTYEITKSY; translated from the exons ATGAACACCGTCCTGTCGCGCGCGAACTCACTGTTCGCCTTCTCGCTGAGCGTGATGGCGGCGCTCACCTTCGGCTGCTTCATCACCACCGCCTTCAAAGACAGGAGTGTCCCGGTGCGGCTGCACGTCTCGCGGATCATGCT AAAAAATGTAGAAGACTTCACTGGCCCTAGAGAAAGAAGTGACCTGGGATTCATCACATTTGATGTAACTGCTG ATCTGGAGAACATATTTGATTGGAACGTTAagcaattatttctttatttatcagCAGAGTATTCaacaaaaaataat GCCCTGAACCAAGTTGTTCTCtgggacaagattgttttaagaGGTGACAATCCGAAGCTGCTTTTGAAAGATATGAAgacaaagtattttttctttgacgATGGAAATGGCCTCAA GGGAAACAGGAATGTCACTTTGACGTTATCCTGGAACGTTGTACCAAACGCTGGAATTCTACCTCTTGTGACAGGTTCAGGACATGTATCTGTCCCGTTTCCAGATACATATGAAATAACGAAGAGTTACTAA